ACAGGCAGTACCTATCGGGGAAGTGATGTGTACTGATCCCTTGGTCTCCAAAATCTCTTTTACTGGCTCAACAGCCACAGGAAAGGTATGCCGGATATCTTTAAAGTTTTGTACTCTTTAGCTTTTAAATCTTCTCAAGttgaaactgaaataaatctgaaaGGCAGTATGGAACAAAGATGCACAGGCTTCAATTTTTAACTCAGTCTTCTTTGATAAACATTTGGGGATGCTGGagaaaatctgtttgttttcccagggttttaaaaattattattattctgaagtATCCAATACAGTGACTGCTAATGCCACCGTTCTTGAGTGAATtaaattttgctatttttttaatatgaatcCTCTTTACTCTTACATGATAGTATTGAGCCAGTGGTTTACACAGATGTCTTCTGTTCCTTTCTTAACATGTATTCCAAAGTCTGTTAAAATCCGTAGTCACTTTTCATTTGGGTATACTCGTTTGAGAACAATTTTTAATGTATAGATAGTGATATAGAAAGGGGCAGTGTTAAGTATTCTCCTCGAGTCTTGTTACTTCAAAAAACATTGGTTTTAATCAAATGTTGCGTCCATTGCAAAATAAGCAATAGAAATACAATGTAATGCTATTGGGTGGATTAAGAGCAAAAAAGAAGCTCCAAAGTCTTTGAGATCTAAATTTGTCCTTTAGGAAGATGAGCAGGCACTTTTGCAGGAAAACTATTCCGTTCGACCACATGCCCATTTGGCACCAGGAAAACTGAGTTTGTATCTTCATCTTGTACAGCTTTCTGTGTCTCTCGTATACTTGCAGATCCTGTTGCACCATGCTGCTGGTACTGTGAAGAGAGTTTCCATGGAGCTTGGAGGACATGCTCCATTCATAGTGTTTGATGATGCCAATGTAGACAAAGCAGTTGCAGGAGCTTTAATGTCTAAATACCGAAACTCTGGCCAGGTGAGATTAAGTGCTTTTCTCCATTCAATATAACAGAGGTCATATTGTTTTCACTACATATGTGCTAGTAATTTCAGGAATGCTATTGAATATAATTTTGATTGTATTTTGTATATGGGGAAAATGAACTAAGAAAACTCTGTTCCTTTCTCtgtatctataaaatatttgaaacaatgaaaagaaaatctTTTATCAATTCAGAGGACAACCCAGCCCAGTAAGCTGTTCAAACATATTGATTTCACTGTCATCGTTACTGTCTAGTGCGCTTGGAAGTAAGTTTTATTGCTTTCATTGGGGCTTGCTTGATAATAAGCATGCATGGAAGCATGTTTTTGAAAAACATTCAAATCCTGGGACAAGAAAAGTAAGAGGAAAACTTAATGTAAAGACTATTAGATTACCATCTTAATCCACAGCCTTAAAATGGAAGGCAGTGCATAGACTTTTACCTGGACTTTTAATCTCTCTTTTCTTGAATTTAAAGGCTGATGTTCCCTTGCTTAGGCTTCCCTCTGTCCTCAACATTTCTAGAACTGTCACATTGCAGTTGGTTTCAAATCCAGTGTTGTTAGTTACTGATGAAGGCAGAAGTGAAGTATTTCCTTCTGAACTGCAGTAGATTACAGCCATGTGAAATTAAAATGCGATAACAGCATGCTTCATGGCTTCCGTTAAACTCAGgcagatgggggtgggtggaaaaCGGGGGAAGTGCTTTGGCTAAAAAAGAGCTCAAGAAAATATGAAGACTAGTATTCTTGCCTTTCTCAATTCTTAGTGACTAATGTTTATGTTCATAGCAGGTGGGTGTTAGTTACAGGTAAGGCGGCCAAAGGGTGTGTCAAGGCAGAGTGCAGGAAGAACCTCAAGCTATCTGTAATACTAGTAGCCAGTTGCTATTTGTTGGATCACAAGCCATTAGCAAGTTTAAAAAACCAAGCACTTTTTTGTTCTGTCTCCAGACCTGTGTATGTACAAACCGCTTCTTGGTGCAAAAAGGGATCCATGATGCCTTTGTAGAAAAATTTGCACAAGCTATTAAGAGAGAGCTACATGTCGGTAATGGACTTGATGAAGCAACTACTCAGGGGCCACTAATCAATGAAAAAGCTGTGGAAAAAGTAAggattgttttttactttattttattgtattgtattttattagagttctaccccgcccatctagatccaaggtctattcatttattttacagaGGAATATGAGCATAACTTATTTCAAATCATGTTTATTCTCTGTGACTATATAATACTATAATAAAGTACAAAATTCTACTCTGGAAATAGCCATTTTTGAGAGGAATCCCAATCTATGTTCCTTGTGTTCCTCTTAGGTTGAAAGACACATTCAGGATGCCGTCTCACAAGGCGCGTCCATAGTGACAGGAGGGAAAAGGCACAGCTACGGGAAGAATTTCTTTGAGCCAACTCTACTCAGCAATGTCACCACGGGCATGTTGTGTGCCCAAGAGGAAACTTTTGGTCCGTTGGCCCCAGTGATCAAGTAAGCATCGATTCCACAAACCACACAAAATAATTTCTCATATGATTGTTGCACTCTGCTAGACAGCAGCTGTTGTATGATCCCTGTTACCCTACCGTGGGACACACCTGAGGACTAGCTGGGTTGTAATAAGCATGCTGCATACTTTATATGAGATGGCCTCTCAGAAGGAAACCAACTGACATTTCTGTACACACAATTCCCCCTAACCATCACTGAGTTAAATACTATGGACAGAATACAGGTCAggatccaaaggcatgcttctACTGGATTCTTCTGCCTCTGCCAGCAGAATGAGGAGGACTATCCTCTTCCCTCCTGCAGCTTCCCATGTGCCTTAAAAAGCTGCTCCAGATTTTTTTGAACCATGGGAGACTTCAGGGGAGAGGGCAAGAATATCCAGATTCCATTAGCAACAGACGAATGAAACACAGGTACACTTGGGTCTGGAATGGTCCTTTTGAACAGTTAGCTCTCCTGATGCAAATATCCTCTGTGTGATTTACAGAGTTGCTACCATGTTTTTTAGAACTGTCCAATCATGGAAATGGATCAGAGTTTGCCAATTGTAATAATGGTTTGCTACTCTTTCACATTTTATATGATAGTGTGGAAGAATTTACTGGAGAAAGAAAGCCCATTTGGCTTGCATGGATGAAATAGGCCTTACTTTAAATTGATTAGAAGAGTGCCCCTTCCCAACCTCAGACATAATCGCtataccaaaaaaaacccacccacaattatatgttttaaatatacagtggtgcctcgcataatgagcgcaccgtttaacgatgaatccacatagcgatctatttttttagatcactaatgcgattgcattgcgatgttttaatgggcaaaatatcgcattgcgatgagccgatcttcacattgcgatgtttccccaacagctgatcggcggttccaaaatggccaccggttgcccaaaatggccgccacaaccattttcgcacagtttcctcgcttaccaagggcgcgaaaatggcggcgctatggaggatcttcgctgaacagtgagtttgggcctCATAGGgtttttccattccatttagcgatgttttcacatagcaacgattaatccggaacggattaacgtcgctatgcggggcaccactgtataggagaaAATGGGTACTTATTTAGGTTTGTTGTGTTGACTTGGATTTTTAGATAGTAAACTAAACTGTTTAGTAAACTgtgaactgtttttaaaattgttgaatATTGAGATATGTTAATCAGATTCTTGAATTTTACTTTTTACCCAATGCCATTTAAGTTAGGTGTTTAGTTACTCAAAGAAGGTGATGAGGGTTTTTTTCTTGAGGGGTTAAGagagcattgtgtgtgtgtgtgtgtgtgtgtgtgtgtgtgtgtgtgtgtgtgtgagagagagagagagagagagagagagagagactgtgaaaAGATAAACACAGACATACGTGGGAAGATAAGGTTTGTTCACTATTCTGATCCTGTCATTCAAAGTTTCCACCATAGCAGCCTCTGGCACCAGCTCTGTTTTGTGTAGCTATAGGCCAAATAGTACTTCAGCAGGTTCTCAGGAGGATGTCTTAATACCTGAAGTAATTAAGTACTAACGTGTTGCAACTGTTTACTCACTGGAAGACTTTATCTGAGTAATACCACAGTGTTATAGTTGTGACCATAACAACACACATTCATCAGCATTCTGTTGCTGTTGTAGTAAAATGCAGTATTTAATGAAGTTGGCTGCAAATATATACATTTGCTTCATTGTGTTTAATTGATGATTGAAAGTATGCCAAATATCTTTGATATTTAACTTTCATCTGGTTGAAGATTCTTCTTCTATCTTTGTTTTAACCCGATGAGGGCATCTTCACAATATATTGATCTTCCCAttatgtgtcatttttaaaatatgcagatgtaTTACTGATGTAGGACAACATCACTTACTTAACTTAAAGGAAAATTCTGGACATTTCTCTTACCAGAAGTTATAAGAATACTACTATATAATTTATGTGTACATTCTTTGCCATTTCTTTCAGACCTGCAAATAATTATTTATAGTTCCTATTAATGCTGTTTCTCTATATTTGTAGGTTTGATACAGAGGAAGAAGCTCTTGCCATAGCAAATTCAGCTAATGTGGGTTTAGCAGGTGTGTTCCTTAATATATTGTTTTAGTTGTTTATTAAAGTTAAATCCTTCTTTTTTGCTGGGAATGGCACTTGAGAGGCTTCTGAAACAGAAATGTAGTTAAAACATGAAGGAAGattaaaacagtattaaaacaccttcgcgaatacaatattaaaacacactaAAAAGAACAACACCCAATCTTTTCCTGTTGGCAGAAGGGCAACAGAGGGGAGTATAACTGCCCTAACATTGCTTCATCCTCATTTTGATTGATACTAGCCAGAGTCTTACTGAGAGTAGAGGTAAGGTCTGTGTAATTTGTCACAACTAATTCCCACCAGTTAACAAGATGTGGAGGGTCTCTGTCACATTACTGATCCAAATTTGCAATCAAAATACTCCCTGGCACTTTGTCAATTAACTGTGGATAATTATGGAAACCTTccatgaacaccagtaggattctgccaTCAAGATCATTTGCTGTCACCCTTGTTCATTGATTACATGTTGGGCCTCTAAGACAATAAGCAGGGAATTCCAGATCCTGGGAATAACCACCAGgtgtccctcccacccacccaacctcATGGCCCCACCAAATTACATCTGACCATACAGGGGCCCTTTCTTTTGCTCCCAAGAATCTTAAAACCCATGAAAGCACATTTAGGAAAATTAAGTCTTTCATTGTATCTTGGGTAGGTGGTGTGAGTTTTAATTGGGAGTTGACAGTTGGGGCATGATTCAAGCTACCAAGATATATAACATTTCCTACTAGGCTTAGAAtaattgaaaagaagaaaaaaatcttccAAAGAGGTTTCAGTTACAAAATATAATGTCATTCTGTTTGTCCAATGTCCCAATTTGCAGGTTATTTTTACTCTCAAGACCCTGCACAGATCTGGAGAGTTGCAGAGAAACTGGAGGTTGGAATGGTTGGCATTAATGAAGGAATTTTGTCTGCTGTTGAGGGCCCTTTTGGTGGTGTGAAACAATCTGGGCTAGGAAGAGAAGGTTCCAAATATGGTATTGATGAGTACTTGGAAGTAAAATATGTCTGTTTTGGGGGGTTATAATAACAAAGAGCTATGTATCTAATCAACATAGGGctagaaaacaaatattttggaACATTCATAAattttgtggtgtttttgtgCCCTTGCCCTGAAATAGGATTACATCATGTTTATGTGTAGAGATGTCTTTCCATTGCTGTAGGTAAGTATATAAAACAACAATTTTGAAATTACACCTGCACAATAGCGTTGTAAGAATAAAGGTCTACTTTTACCTATGTTATTGTCTTAACCATAATGCAGGAACAAATCATGTTACTGAACTTATTTCAGAGAAATATGGAACAGTTTACTAACTGTGCCATGTATCTTTTTCTTAAGGAACAAAGTAGGAAAAAGTAGGAAAGTAGGAAAAAGATTTCGTTTCTTCTTAATGGTGGACCATTGCGATAGTAGCCATATTTTGAATAACTGTGCCAGATACTGAATTTTCAAGGGCTTAAATCCAAATACTAGCCAGTCAACAACTTtttatgtcccattgatttcatggGTCTGTTGTAGCTGGAACTAATAATTGGATCTAGACCATTGTCATTCTGATGTAACTTTTTAGTGGTTGTTTATTCTGTAATGCTGGCAGGGGAGAAACATTCTACTGTGTTCAGCTTTTGGCTGGAGCTCAAGTGTCCTTGCAGGTGTACATAGagatctgaaaaaaaatatttgcaacaGGGTTTAAGCATCTTAAGTTTCATGCCTGATACCTGAGCCTTGCAACCAAATGTTACACCTTTACATAATAGCACAAAGGTATGGCCCAAAACCCACTTTCTTGCCTGGAagagagtagacccattgactcaattgctgaatggtgaatCAACAATTAAGTGAATCTGAccaaatgagtctactctagctggCACTGTCAGTTGTGTTCAGGTTTTGCACACAAACCATTTTGTAGGAAGACCTCTGGCTTCTGTTGGAGAACCTGTAACGTCTCCTGGAACCTCTAGGTATTCCTCACAGCACGAAAGGGAATCTCCTGAGGTTTCATTGGGGCAGTAGTTATATAAATGAGCACAAATGCAAAAGAGATCCTTTCAGACTTGACTGGGTCAATGGTAACATGTAGAAGCAGATACTTAACTTGAAGTGTCACAGTACATGGCCTCACCGTTTCCTAACCACTGTTTACCCTGATGTCTGTTCTCAAATCCCCAGATATGGATGACtgctatttaaataaatatttccactcTGTAAGGCCAGCCTGCTTGTCTGTGGTGCGGCCACTTCATTCTGGAGGTGCATGGCAAACAGGGAATATAGTTTTAATCTAAAAACAGTGAAACCTTGCAAGATTAGGAGGAGCCCCAAAACTATGTGTTATACTTAGGAAGAGAATAATTGAGGAGGGTAATTTAATTAACCACTTTACTTCCACCATTGAGGAGTTCTCTTGACGCCTAAATAAAGCTTTTTTGATGCCCACCCTAGCTCTGTTGCCTGCAGAAATTGAAGAGCAATCTAATTTGGCTGTTCCGCAGGTCATTTTTCTATGAACTACTATTacatttaaagataaaaagattAGCGTAACAGTGGCATAGTAACAGGGATACATCAAAATGAATATTCAGTTTCTTTACACGAAAAATTTCATACAGTGGTCTGTGCAATATGTTTGAAAGGAACTTTgccaccttttttaaaagcttcaatTAAAAGTTTCCTGTGCACACACATGAGTTCTGAGGCTCCTGTGGATCCTCGGAAAAGTTTTGGAGGCCTTGGGGTGGAAGGGGAGCCTTGTGATGGTGCGAGGATGCaccagcaggattccagccactgtgtCTGCTGCAGCTTGGACTAGCAGTAGGACACTGGCCATGAACCGCCAGAATCTGTGCCTTATTACAGATGGTCAAAAACAGTTTGACAGGTAGCAGAGAAACTTACAGGGGACTCTTTAAATTCCTTAAAAAGCAATACGAAGACCAGCCCTTAGCCACCTCCCCAAGGATCTAGTCAACCATTGTCAGCGTTCTTACCACAGTAAGGAAAATAAAACGCCAGTTAAGAAGCACAAGTAGTCGCACAGGGTGCATTAAGGTACCACTACCTTCTTGTCTAAGAAATTTTCTCTAAGACTGGAGCAAGTTGGTGTTATGTATTGAATTTTAGTGTGTATGTTTCCTTTTGTATatacatgtattttaaaattaatagtaGAAAATAATTGAACTGTTTTTTTGTTGCCTAGGAAGTGTGTTTTATAAGTATGATTGTTGAAAACAACTAttgttttaataaatgttttaacATGATATGCAAACCTCTTCTTATCCTTTAAATCTTTGTTACGTTTCATGAAATTCCCTGATACATAGGATTTAAAAGGTATATCTTTTAGCACACAGACGTGCATAGAGGAAGACTATAGCCAGCCTCATTTTCTCAAAAGGAATGTCCATGTGGGTACAGCTCTCATCACCTACTTTGTTTGCCCATACGTTTTTCTCCCAGACCACCTGCTTTATTGGAAAGCTATTGAACAGGCAAATAATTTCATAGGATTATGAGGTGTGGGAATGCTGGGGAACAGCAAACCTCCCCTGTTTTGATGTATGCCCCATTATAGCAGAGTTAGTTAACTCAAAGAATGGCATAATTAGTGGGATTTAGGGCATCTGGTTTACACTGCATTAAAAAAGCAGCTTAAGGAAGAATACTAAACACACCAGCCATAGCCCTGTTCAAGGATGTGGCATGATTTTGCAAATCTTTCCCAGTTAAAAAGACTCGGTGTATCAGTGTCATATGGTATACTCAGTCTTGCAGATGTGAAGTTTTACATAACTAAAGTGGTAGTGACCACACACAACAGAAAGATAGATAGCTGCAGACAAGAGGAAACTACAGAGTTTGTTGAAGTACATATTTTATTCTAGATAGAAAACCCCCAAAGCAGCCACATGAAACCTGAACATCCTTGACGCAGCCTTGGGGAAAGGTCAATTTTTTTCAGACATACAGAAAAtataactcactcactcacacacacacacacacacacacacacaattcttcaAAGATTCAAAAGAAGTCCACACTGCTTCTAACTGGTATGAGCAAGCAGACCTTTGGAGAGGGCAGTAAATTGGCCATGGGTCCTAGCTCtgaacctagcagtttgaaagcatgtaaaaatgcaagtagataaaataggtaccaccttggtgggaaggtcacggcgttccatgtctagtcatgctggccacatgaccaccaaaagttcttcagacaaacactggctctacggcttggaaatggggatgagcaccacccccgaGAGGCAgaaatgactggactaaatgtcaaggggaacctttacctcccACAAAACCCACTGTTGCTTGCAATGCAACGGGACATTTGAATATGATTGCAGAAACATTATTTATGAAATGCTACTCAGTCTTACATCCAAACATGAACCCAGGCtcagatttgttttattttagcaaGGTTGTTGTGTCATGTGCCTCTGCCAGTGACCATGCTAGTTGGGAGATTCCAGACTACTGTGTactacaaaaaagtaactttttcaaggccTGACTTTCAAGATGGTGTCCCTGGGATCAgttatgaaatgaaatgaactgtTGCACATTCAACTGATATCAAGGTTGTAACCATACACTGATTTAATAACTAATGTAACTTGGCATACTGACAAAAATAATTTCATATAAATGCATAGCCACTAGTTTCTATGGAAAACAATATAAGGAAGCTTTAATATGCGATTCTCGTACTGTAACAGTATTGACTTGGACCGGAGTCATAATGTCCAAATGTCCATGAGATACTATATGGATACCTTCTCCAGTTATTTAGGCTTAAAAACCATTCCATCTTTCCTGTGTTGTTTCTTGACAGAACAATTAGTTGTGTCCATTTCCTTCCTTGCATTGGTGTCATTCCATCTGCAATTGGTATGGTTTTAACATATTATCAGAGGAAGGACTGGACTTTCTTTTCATCAGGGTGTCAGATCCATATGTCCTTTCAATTTCTGTTTATCTGTCTTTTGAGCCATAGCTGAAGGAGACACCATTTTTAATGGAACCATTTGTGCTGTTCCTtggcttctctctttctctcttctctctgctgAAGATGGTGTCCTGATCACTATCAAACTCAGACTCAGACACCATCAGGCTGGAATTGTGTTCCGTACTTCTGTGTTTTATGCCTGAAATGAGAAAGAGACACAGAAGAATCCTTATTAGCCTGAACTACAATCTGAAAGTTCTCACAAAACATGTTTtctgataaaaaaattaaaaatcccactAAAATGGTGTGTGTCAAATGTTCTACTAATATTCTTTCTGATGTTGCTGCTGTTACCACTTTCCCATACATAATGTCCCAGAATGGTGCTAAGTCCAGAACACTGTGGAGGAGGCAAAATCAAATCGGTTGCTGCTGCCAACATCATGGTCACTTGCAAATACACACATACAGGAAGAAAAAAGTTGTGTTGCTGGCAATAATGACAGAGAGCCCCATTCCTGGGGGAAATGTTGGAGAATTTCTCCTCTCTCGGGGAAACTCAGTGAAGGAAGTAGGATGGGGCAAAGAATTCCAAGAAGCTGTTGTGAAACTGAACTACTATCAAAGCAGATCAACTGCACTTGTAGCTAAATGAAATCAAATGTTTACAGTTTTAGAAAGTGTACACAATGCAGAAAAGCATggcacaagcaaacaaaaattcttCAATGATTAGGTGTTGGGGAGAATGCAAGAGGTGATAACAGGACCATGAAGATTATTGACTGATTGTGGCAGAGATTTTAGAAGATTGCCTGTTATATAAGATGCAGTTATCTCCCTCTcaggtacagtatatatatattgtttgctTGAACTGTAGAAGTCACATGTGAATTAAAGAGACCCTTAAAAGGGGGAAAGGCAAAataagaagacaaaagaaaaatagcatACCATATTTGGGTCCGAGCTCCATTCTCTCCTGATCATCTATGTTATCCAAAattgtgtattttgttttctttcttattttggtCCTCTTTCTGCTAAAAGGTGGGGGAAATGTTAATCTCTTACAAATAACTAGCAAATGAAATGCCAAATCCCTTTACTTTGTGATGCTTCCTGAGACACAATATCTAgcagtgtgtatatatatcttcCCTCTTGAGTGTAGTTCATACAATTGTAATTGGGATCACCTTTTAAACTATAGCTGCCCAAAAGTAGTACCATACATAATGTAGCGCTCCATGCAAGAAGCCATTacaagcagctaaaaggaaaataaaggatAGTGCATGACAATGGTTACAATTCTGCTTTTTTTGGAATGTAGCCACCCACACAAATCAGCTTCTGTGAAGCTCTGTCTACACCATTGCTTTACAGTATAAGGAACCAGCAATATAGAGAGCTGTACATATGACGATGAGGCCAATCTAGTTTAATTAGTTATCCCTTATACCTATTAATAACTTGCCAAAAACAAGGTGGTGAAAAGGCAGATATTCTCCAACCCTATTACATGccattgaaaaagagaaaaaaaaccatcCCTGTTTATTGGAGATGTGATAGAACGAGGCAAGTGTATGACCAGACCCTCCTAGGCTacggatttacagtggtgcctcacttgatgacgttagtccgttccagcgaaatcactgtagagcgaaatcgtcgtcaagtggggggaaaacccattgaaacgcattgaaaactgctcagtgTTTTCCAAtcggctaaatacctaatcgtccagcgaagatcctctatagggtgGCCATTTCCCAGTACCTGTCTTATGAAAAATCCGTCCGAAAAACAGCacggagccattttgcacagcaggcggccattttgagagccgccgatcagctgtttttaaaccatcgttaagcgaaaaatcagtttccgaagcagggaactgatcatcgtaaaacGATTTTCTCCCATTAGAACAGCATTTtgctacagcgatcgcaaaaacctcatcgtcaagcagattcgtcatttaacgaggtaatcgttaagcaaagcagcactgtatcttttttttccagtggaacCTGCCTTATGCATTTGCTGGATGGCTTGGCAGAATCACACTGAACTTCTTTAAAGGAAACTCTAGGAAAGCAACCTATCCTCGTTCATACATAAAAGGCATAAGCCTGGATTCCCACAGAGCCaaagaattatttaatttttagtaAATATTACAACCTGTATCCTGTTGTATTATTCGATCATGGAAAGGTGGTCACATAAGTGTTTCCCTGTCTCCAACAGGTTCCCTTTGGTATGTCCAGTTTTGCACTGCTTGTGAGATTAGTCACACAACTGGTTGCATGGGCAGTTGGGCAACAGTGACAGCAGACAAACACTCACAATTAGTGTTACACTCTAAATAGGATACTGATCTATGTGATTTATTAAATAAGAAGCTGTGCTACTCTGTCTCGGCATCTTGGcacaagaaaagaacaagaaaacagaaataatcaatattttctttctcctcccttctttTGCCATTATTAAATATGGTTTACTCAATATTACATGGCTAGTACTATTATGTGGATTACAGTGATATAGACAAAGGGTGTCTTGCAGCTGGTCATGCCTCATATGATTGGAAATACAGACACACCCATTCGTTGCATGTGATTCTGAGTCAAACAGAGATTCATATATTTTATGTGCTTGGGACTTCAAGTGCAGAAACATTGTGTCTCAATATATTATTCATTAAACAAAATACACCATTATTGTTATTACCTTTTGCAACAGTGAATGCAGGTCCAGGCTAAACCCACCAACAGCACAatcaatacaaaaacaaaagctgTTACATAAAGTATGCTCCATTCTAtaagacagaaacagaaaacattaaaGTTGTTAAGAAAGGCCATCAATGCAACCCGTGCATTCAAAATATTCATGTTGAAGATTTACTCTCAACAGGATTAATTGCTGGGACATTTCCTCCAGTTCTTCCCAACTTACCACAATTGCTCTCTCTGTTGCCCAGGTACCACTGAATCAAATTTTCCATCCACAGTTCATAGCAAatacatcgctttgtgatggggTCACAGTGTCCATGTCCAGAGCATTTTAAGAGGCAAGCTATAATAACAAAACAACTGAAATCATTAATATTGCATTGGGCTTTGGCATTCAGAAATGGCACTCTACTCCATAACTCAAATACATACCAGCCGTGTCAACACGAAGCACTTTAAAAGGCAAGAAGTCTATGTTTTCTTTCAAGAGTTGCAAGTGTAACATCTGGGCAACATCTGAAGCCTTTAACACTTTGGAAGAATACCCATTCTGAACATAGAACACGACAGCTGTGCTGAAAAGAGGAGGCTTATACTGTGATGTATAGCTTTCAAAAgcaaagaaatactttttttcaaGCAGAATTTATGATTTGACCTTTACACTGCCTGCTTCACCATAGCAAAGAGTGTCCTTTGGAATGTAACCTC
This sequence is a window from Pogona vitticeps strain Pit_001003342236 chromosome 4, PviZW2.1, whole genome shotgun sequence. Protein-coding genes within it:
- the ALDH5A1 gene encoding succinate-semialdehyde dehydrogenase, mitochondrial; translated protein: MASRAAGLSFRGLLGSRCPALRGWQPPPRPFPGRFSSGGGPGLGGVDEALLRSDGFVGGRWVQARATFPVRNPATGAEVAQVADCGVAEARAAVRVAYDAGPAWRGVPAKERAALLRKWYDLMIENKNDLARIITAENGKPLKEAQGEILYSASFLEWFAEEARRVYGDIIPSSTKDKRILVLKQPVGVASIITPWNFPSAMITRKVGAALAAGCTVVVKPAEDTPLSALALAELANRAGIPAGVYNVVPCSRQQAVPIGEVMCTDPLVSKISFTGSTATGKILLHHAAGTVKRVSMELGGHAPFIVFDDANVDKAVAGALMSKYRNSGQTCVCTNRFLVQKGIHDAFVEKFAQAIKRELHVGNGLDEATTQGPLINEKAVEKVERHIQDAVSQGASIVTGGKRHSYGKNFFEPTLLSNVTTGMLCAQEETFGPLAPVIKFDTEEEALAIANSANVGLAGYFYSQDPAQIWRVAEKLEVGMVGINEGILSAVEGPFGGVKQSGLGREGSKYGIDEYLEVKYVCFGGL